Below is a window of Jonesiaceae bacterium BS-20 DNA.
GGGGGCCGCTGCGGGACTTGCCACAACCGGATATATCGCGCTAGTGGGGAGCCAATTTATTGGCCGGATGATTGGGGATTCACTCGTTGATCGGTTTGGTCAACGGCTGGTTGCCTATGCAGGTGGTTTCTTGATCTTTGCGGGTATGGGCGCCGCGCTGGTGTTCCCCTCCATTCCTGCAACCATTGTTGGCTTTGGGTTGGCTGGATTTGGGTCCGCTACGCTCATCCCTGCGGCGTACCAGGCCGCCGATGGGCTACCGGGGCTCAAGCCGGGTACGGGCCTGACGGTCGTGTCTTGGCTGCTGCGTTTGGGATTCCTATTCTCCCCGCCGATTGTTGGTTTGGTTGCGGACGCAACCTCCTTGCGGCTTGGATTGTTGGTGTTGCCAATCGCTGGAGTGGTCATTCTCCTGACCGCTAGCGTGCTGGAAAACCGAGTGCAGCCCATCGCGGTTGATGCCGTGGAAAACGCTTCTTCTCAAGATTCGTGATGAATAGTGGGCGTCCGTACGGCCCTAATGCAAGACCTTCCGGACGCCTGCCAACTACAGGCTGGCTACCTGACCGCTGAAGAATAATTTGCCCGTTTTGGCGTTCCACGCGGTGTAGAGCGCTCCCGACCGGTTATCCACAGTTGTATGGGTCACAGGGGCTGGCGCCGCGGTGAGGGCCAGTGACACTTTGCCGGGTAGGAGTACCGGGCGGCCAAATTCTACGGTCCAAATAAAACGCTCGGGACGCAGGGGACGAGCCTCGGCAAGTGCACGGGCCGCCGTATACATTCCGTGCGCTATTGGCTTGGCAAACCCAAACGCCTTTGCCCCCAATAAAGAGGTGTGAATTGGGTTGCGGTCGCCAGAGATTGCCGCATATTGCTTGGCTGTCCGGGGTGTCAACTGCCACTGGGCCGTGGGCACGGGGGCGTGGAACTCGGTGCGTTCTACCTGCTCACCGCGACCCTTGAGGTATTTGCCCTTAGCTAGATAGGTAGATTCTCCGCGCCACACGGGAACGCCCTGGCTGCGCACCTCAACAACAAGATCCACCGAGGTGCCCTTGGGATGCCCGGCCTGATTTTGAGCCCACGCAAACACCTCGAGCTCTTCGGTGTAGTGAATGGGCCGTGCCATGAGTACACGGTTAGATAGGTGAATCATGCCGGCCACGGGCAGCGGAAAACCGGGCCGCACCATGATTGCCATCGCGGCTGGGAACGCGAGTACGTGCACAAAACCGGCCGGCAAAAACTCATCCACAGGCTCCCCAACGAGCTGTTGATAACTTTCCAAATGGGCCAAATCAGCACGTATTCCCGAGACTTGGTAACTCACATTCTCCAAGGCGAATTCAAGGGCATTTACCGTCGGCTGGGCATTGCCGGGAAGTTTATGGGTCAACCGGGTTAAGGCCGCTTTGGGGTCCGGGACAATCGCCTTCGCATACAGCGAACCCAAACCTGGCATCCGGTCTAGTACTAGGAGATTGCTGGGCCGGGCGGCCGGCGTGAGCGCGGTTCCATTGAACTGGTCCGCGTATTCAGATTGAGCGGCCATCATGCACCTACCATGTTCTGCCCGCATACCCGCAGCGTGGTTCCGT
It encodes the following:
- a CDS encoding MaoC/PaaZ C-terminal domain-containing protein encodes the protein MMAAQSEYADQFNGTALTPAARPSNLLVLDRMPGLGSLYAKAIVPDPKAALTRLTHKLPGNAQPTVNALEFALENVSYQVSGIRADLAHLESYQQLVGEPVDEFLPAGFVHVLAFPAAMAIMVRPGFPLPVAGMIHLSNRVLMARPIHYTEELEVFAWAQNQAGHPKGTSVDLVVEVRSQGVPVWRGESTYLAKGKYLKGRGEQVERTEFHAPVPTAQWQLTPRTAKQYAAISGDRNPIHTSLLGAKAFGFAKPIAHGMYTAARALAEARPLRPERFIWTVEFGRPVLLPGKVSLALTAAPAPVTHTTVDNRSGALYTAWNAKTGKLFFSGQVASL